The DNA region ATCACGGCCTACGCCGAGCGTCTGCTCGATGACTTGAAGCTCGTCGAATGGCCGACCAGCACGCTCGAGATGCAGAAGAACTGGATCGGCCGATCGATCGGCGCCGAGGTCGAGTTCCGCCTCGACGGAATCAACGGCGCGCTGCGCATTTTCACGACGCGCCCCGACACGCTGTTCGGCGCCACCTACATGGTGCTGGCGCCCGAACACCCGCTGGTCGAAGCGCTCACGTCGCCCGCGCATCGCGACACGGTGACCGAGTACCGCGAGCGCACCGTGCGCAAGAGTGACATGCAGCGGCAGGAGGTCGGACGCGAGAAGTCCGGCGTGTTCACCGGCGGCCACGCGATCAATCCCGCCAACGGCGAGCGCCTGCCGGTGTGGATCGCCGACTACGTGCTGACCGGCTACGGCACCGGCGCGATCATGGCGGTGCCCGGACATGACGTGCGCGACTGGGAGTTCGCGCGCACGTTCGGGCTACCGATTCGCGAGGTGGTCGCGGGCGGGAATGTCGAGGAAGCCGCGTTCACCGACAACGCGAATGGCCGCATCGTGAACTCGAGCACTCCGGACGGCACCTTCAGCATCGATGGGCTGGCACCGGCGGAGGCGATCGCGAAGATCACCGAGTGGCTCGAGTCGAACTCGACGGGGCGTGGCGCGATCCACTACAAGCTGCGCGACTGGCTGTTCGCGCGCCAGCGCTACTGGGGCGAGCCATTCCCGATCGTGTGGGTCGGCGACGAAGCGGTCCCGATTCCCGAGGAGCAACTGCCACTGCGCCTGCCCGAGGCGCAGGAAATCAAACCGTCGGGAACGGGGGAGAGCCCGCTCGCGAACCTGACCGAGTGGGTGAACACGAGCGACCCGCGCGGAGGCGAGGCGAGCGGTCGGCGTGAGACCAACACGATGCCGCAGTGGGCGGGGTCGTGCTGGTACTACCTGCGCTATCTGGATCCCCGGAATCCCGCTCAGCTCGTCGACTCAGTGAAGGAACGCTACTGGATGCCGGTCGACCTCTACGTCGGCGGCGCCGAGCATGCGGTGCTCCATCTGCTCTATGCACGCTTCTGGCACAAGGTGCTGTTCGACATCGGAGTCGTCAGCACGCCCGAGCCGTTCCGAAAACTCGTGCATCAGGGGATCGTGCTCGGCGAAGACAACCATCGCATGTCCAAGTCGCGCGGCAACGTGGTGAATCCAGACGAGATGATCGACGCCTTCGGCGCAGACGCGATGCGGCTCTACGAGATGTTCATGGGTCCGCTCGAGTCCATGAAACCGTGGAGCACCCAGGGAGTCGAGGGGATTTCGCGTTTCCTGGATCGCGTGTGGCGGCTGGTGGTGGCCGAGAACGCGGAACTGAGCCCGCTGCTGGTCGCCGACGCACCGGCACCCGAGAGCCTGCGGCTGCTCCATCGCACGGTGCGAAAGGTCACCGAGGACGTCGAGGGCCTGCGTTTCAACACCGCGATCTCTCAGCTCATGGTGTTCACGAACGAGATGACCCGGCTCGAGCGCCGTCCGCGAACCCTGATCGAACCGTTCGTGCTGCTGCTCTCGGCGTTCGCGCCTCACCTGGGCGAAGAGCTGTGGCGGCGGCTCGGGCACGCGGAGTCTCTGGCCTGGGAAGCCTGGCCCTCGTACGACCCGGCGCTGGTGATCGAAGACGTCGTGACCCTGGCCGTTCAAGTCAACGGCAAGCTGCGCGCGACGCTCGAGCTGCCGCGCGGCGCCTCGCAAGACGATGCCCGAGCGGCGGCGCTGGCAGACGAGCGTGTCCGCAAGTACCTGGACGGCGCCGAGCTCAAGAAGGTGATTCACGTCCCCGACAAACTGCTGAGTTTCGTCGTCGCGGGGAAGTAGGGACGGCGAATCGTGTCGACCCGCGGCTCGACTGCGCGCCGGCCTGGCTCGGATCCGGGCAGGTTTACATAATATAAATTATGCGACATAGCCCCATTGAAGGAAGGCCGGGGTTGCCGCCCCGGCCTTCGAGCCCTGGCATCGCGTAATTCGACTCCGCGATCGTGCTACCGACCCTTGTGCTTTTCGAGCTCGTGGAGCTTCTGCTTCTCGGCCTGGTGCGCTTCGTCTTCGAGTCGATCAGCCAGCCGCCAGCGGTCCAGCAGGCGCCGGAACCGCGCGTCGGTTCTCAGGGCGTCGAGATCGGGATCCGACAACGCGAACTTCGAGCTCTCGAATCCGCTGCGCTCGGCCCGCTCCAGCCACGCGATGGCGTCGTCCCCACGGTTTTGAGCCGCCGCGGCGCACGCCAGGTTGTACATCGAGGTCGGAAGTCGATAGCCGAGCGCGATCGTTCGTTCGTAGGCTGCCGCCGAGCCCGCCGGGTCGCCGGCACGCAGCCGCGCGAAGCCCAGATTGAACCAGGCGCGCCCGAGGTCTGGATGCTCGCGCACCACTCGCTCGTAGCGCTGAAGAGCCTGGCGCCAGCCCTTCGAACCGTCGCTGCGCGAGTCCGACGTCTCGCTCAGTTCCAGCTCCTTCGTCAGCTCGACCAGGCGCTGGAAGCGACGATCGCCGCGAAGCGATTCCAGATCGTCGTCATCCGCGATGCTCCTGGCGTTTCCGAAGCCCGCCAGGACCGCGCGCTCGAGCGCATCGAGAGCGAACAGGCGACGGCCCGCGAGCGCCCAGGCGCAAGCCTGGTTGTAGAGCGCCGTCGAGCTCGAGTCGATCGCGAACTGGCTCGCAAACGCGGCCGCCGCACGCGTCGGCTCTCCGGCCCGCATCAGCTGTACGCCGGTGTGGCTCCAGTCATCGGGATTCCTCGAGCGCCTCGAGTGAAGCACCTCGTAGTCGGAGATCAGCTCGCGTAGCCGGGCGAGTGCGTGGTCGGTCGAGCGTGCGCGTTCCAACAGAACCGTGAAGCGCCGCTGCCGGCGGATCGCGTCGAGGTCGTCGTCCGAGCCGATCAGATCGGGCCGATCGAAGCCGGCGTCGAGCGCGTGTTCGAGCGCATCGAGCGCATTGTCCGCATCGTCGTTCAGCGCGAACGAGCACGCCGCATTGTAGTAGGCGGTCTCGATTCGATAGCCGGACGAGGCGGCGTGCAGATATTCGCTCGCCGCGGCGGCGTAGCGCTTCTCGTTGTAGTGGCCCGTAGCCGACTTGAACCACTTCTCCCCCGTTCGCCAGTCCTCTTTCTCATCGAGATTCGAAGTCTTTCGCGCTTCGGAGAGGCCCGCGAGCGGCTCGTTCGAGGCCAAGGGTTCGCTCGAAGCCCTCGCCATGTCGCTCGAGGTCTCGGGCGCGAAGGCACTCGCCACGAGCTCGGTGGCCGAGCTGGCGCCCGAGAACGGAGGCTGCGAGGTTGCGGCGGCGCGCGGAGGCAACGTCGAAGGCTCGGGTGCCGCGACCACTCGCGCGGACCCCAGCCCGCCGACCAACAGCGCCGCGAGCGCGCCGATCGATAGAGTGGCGCGTGCCGTCGCCGGCCCACGTGGAGCCGCCGGCGTGAGAATCGCCACCAGTCGCCGCTCGAGGGTCGAGCGACGCGCGAACGCGGGCGCCACCGCATCCGCGGGACCTTCACGGTCGGCAGCGCGCGCGATCGCGAGCAGATCCTCGGCATAGCGTGACGCAAGCTCACCGCTCGCGAGCACCACGTCGTCGCACGCCTGCTCCGCCGCCATGCGCGCATGGCGTGCCATCGCCCAGACCAACGGATGGAACCACAGCAGCGCGGTCGCAAGTCGGGTGAAGAGCAGCGACAACGTGTCCCGGCGGGCTACGTGCGCCAGTTCGTGCAAGAGCACGGCCCGTCGTCGCTCGGCCGACCACTCGAGCACCGATGGCGGCAGCAGCAGTCGCGCGCGCTCCATTCCGTAGAGGACCGGGACCGTGAGCTCTGCGGACTCCCTCAGCTCGATCGAGCGTCGGATCCCCAGCCGCTCGCACGCGTTTCGCA from Candidatus Eisenbacteria bacterium includes:
- a CDS encoding tetratricopeptide repeat protein — its product is MNSELLALLRSVPELIASSAFARGLVNLTLLTGLGLAAVAWPWRLSAAVRHRIAIATLLGALAIPAASFWMPSVRMPVLPPDWTAHPASVPALETATPAHPTLAHPTHATVDARVSESIESDRSTGLADTEAALAASPPAPASGWPLDANATLTFLLALPAVVLIARLARSLFAAHQLVRRSRASEHPSLQLELRNACERLGIRRSIELRESAELTVPVLYGMERARLLLPPSVLEWSAERRRAVLLHELAHVARRDTLSLLFTRLATALLWFHPLVWAMARHARMAAEQACDDVVLASGELASRYAEDLLAIARAADREGPADAVAPAFARRSTLERRLVAILTPAAPRGPATARATLSIGALAALLVGGLGSARVVAAPEPSTLPPRAAATSQPPFSGASSATELVASAFAPETSSDMARASSEPLASNEPLAGLSEARKTSNLDEKEDWRTGEKWFKSATGHYNEKRYAAAASEYLHAASSGYRIETAYYNAACSFALNDDADNALDALEHALDAGFDRPDLIGSDDDLDAIRRQRRFTVLLERARSTDHALARLRELISDYEVLHSRRSRNPDDWSHTGVQLMRAGEPTRAAAAFASQFAIDSSSTALYNQACAWALAGRRLFALDALERAVLAGFGNARSIADDDDLESLRGDRRFQRLVELTKELELSETSDSRSDGSKGWRQALQRYERVVREHPDLGRAWFNLGFARLRAGDPAGSAAAYERTIALGYRLPTSMYNLACAAAAQNRGDDAIAWLERAERSGFESSKFALSDPDLDALRTDARFRRLLDRWRLADRLEDEAHQAEKQKLHELEKHKGR
- a CDS encoding leucine--tRNA ligase, whose amino-acid sequence is MKRYPFEQLEPQWQQYWEEHGTFRTREVPGRPKFYCLDMFPYPSGAGLHVGHLEGYTATDIVSRFKRMRGFNVLHPMGWDAFGLPAEQYAMKTGIHPAVTTSENVANFRRQMKRAGLSYDWEREVDTTDPAYYRWTQWIFLRLHERGLAYVAEAPVNWCPALGTVLANEEIVDGRSEVGGFEVVRKPMRQWMLRITAYAERLLDDLKLVEWPTSTLEMQKNWIGRSIGAEVEFRLDGINGALRIFTTRPDTLFGATYMVLAPEHPLVEALTSPAHRDTVTEYRERTVRKSDMQRQEVGREKSGVFTGGHAINPANGERLPVWIADYVLTGYGTGAIMAVPGHDVRDWEFARTFGLPIREVVAGGNVEEAAFTDNANGRIVNSSTPDGTFSIDGLAPAEAIAKITEWLESNSTGRGAIHYKLRDWLFARQRYWGEPFPIVWVGDEAVPIPEEQLPLRLPEAQEIKPSGTGESPLANLTEWVNTSDPRGGEASGRRETNTMPQWAGSCWYYLRYLDPRNPAQLVDSVKERYWMPVDLYVGGAEHAVLHLLYARFWHKVLFDIGVVSTPEPFRKLVHQGIVLGEDNHRMSKSRGNVVNPDEMIDAFGADAMRLYEMFMGPLESMKPWSTQGVEGISRFLDRVWRLVVAENAELSPLLVADAPAPESLRLLHRTVRKVTEDVEGLRFNTAISQLMVFTNEMTRLERRPRTLIEPFVLLLSAFAPHLGEELWRRLGHAESLAWEAWPSYDPALVIEDVVTLAVQVNGKLRATLELPRGASQDDARAAALADERVRKYLDGAELKKVIHVPDKLLSFVVAGK